The following are encoded in a window of Arvicanthis niloticus isolate mArvNil1 chromosome 1, mArvNil1.pat.X, whole genome shotgun sequence genomic DNA:
- the Gcnt1 gene encoding beta-1,3-galactosyl-O-glycosyl-glycoprotein beta-1,6-N-acetylglucosaminyltransferase, protein MLRNLFRRRLFSYPTKYYFMVLVLSLITFSVLRIHQKPEFVSVRHLELAGDDPHSNVNCTKVLQGDPEEIQKVKLEILTVQFKKRPRWTPHDYINMTRDCASFIRTRKYIMEPLTKEEVGFPIAYSIVVHHKIEMLDRLLRAIYMPQNFYCIHVDKKAEESFLAAVLGIASCFDNVFVASQLENVVYASWSRVKADLNCMKDLYRMSANWKYLINLCGMDFPIKTNLEIVRKLKSFTGENNLETEKMPPNKEERWKKRYTIVDGKLTNTGVVKEQPPLKTPLFSGSAYFVVSREYVGYVLENENIQKFMEWAQDTYSPDEFLWATIQRIPNVPGSLPSSHKYDLSDMNAVARFVKWQYFEGDVSNGAPYPPCNGVHVRSVCIFGAGDLSWMLHKHHFFANKFDMDVDPFAIQCLDEHLRHKALEALEH, encoded by the coding sequence ATGCTGAGAAACTTGTTTCGGAGGAGACTTTTTTCTTATCCTACAAAATACTACTTTAtggttcttgttctctctctaaTTACTTTCTCTGTTTTAAGAATTCACCAGAAGCCTGAATTTGTTAGTGTCAGACACTTGGAGCTCGCTGGAGACGATCCCCATAGCAATGTTAATTGCACCAAAGTTTTACAGGGTGACCCAGAAGAAATCCAGAAGGTGAAGCTTGAGATACTAACAGTGCAATTCAAGAAGCGCCCCAGGTGGACACCGCATGATTATATAAACATGACCCGTGACTGTGCCTCTTTCATCAGGACACGCAAATATATTATGGAGCCCCTTACTAAAGAAGAAGTAGGCTTTCCAATTGCATATTCCATAGTGGTTCATCATAAGATTGAAATGCTTGACAGGCTCCTGAGGGCCATCTATATGCCTCAGAATTTCTACTGCATTCACGTGGACAAAAAAGCAGAGGAATCCTTTTTAGCCGCGGTGCTGGGCATCGCATCCTGCTTTGATAATGTCTTTGTGGCCAGCCAGTTGGAGAATGTTGTTTATGCATCCTGGAGTCGAGTTAAGGCTGACCTCAACTGCATGAAGGACCTGTATAGAATGAGTGCAAACTGGAAGTACCTGATCAATCTTTGTGGTATGGATTTCCCTATTAAAACCAACCTGGAAATTGTCAGGAAGCTCAAGTCCTTCACAGGGGAAAACAACCTGGaaactgagaagatgcctcccaacaaggaagagagatggaaaaaacGATACACCATTGTTGATGGAAAGCTGACAAACACTGGAGTAGTCAAAGAGCAGCCTCCACTCAAAACCCCTCTCTTTTCAGGCAGTGCCTACTTCGTGGTCAGTAGGGAATATGTAGGCTATGTgctggaaaatgaaaatattcaaaagttCATGGAATGGGCACAGGACACATACAGCCCAGATGAGTTCCTCTGGGCTACCATCCAGAGGATCCCCAACGTCCCTGGCTCTCTCCCCTCAAGCCATAAGTATGACTTGTCTGACATGAATGCTGTCGCTAGGTTTGTCAAGTGGCAATACTTCGAAGGTGATGTTTCCAATGGCGCACCTTATCCACCGTGCAATGGAGTCCATGTGCGCTCTGTGTGCATTTTCGGAGCTGGTGACTTGAGCTGGATGCTGCACAAGCATCACTTTTTTGCCAATAAGTTTGACATGGATGTCGACCCCTTTGCCATCCAGTGTTTGGATGAGCATCTGAGGCATAAAGCCCTGGAGGCCTTAGAACACTAA